In Acidimicrobiales bacterium, the sequence GCGAGCAGCCAGTCGCGCAGCGGCGGCCGGGGACGGCGGGCCGCCGGCGCCGGCTGGCCGGTCAGCTCGGCCATGCGCTCGCGGTCGAGGTTGTCGCCCTGGTGGTAGAGCGACACGGCCGAGTCGAGCGGGTGGCGGGCGACGACGACGTAGTGGGCCCGCGGGTCGAGGGGGACGCCGTCGAGGGGGGTATGGGTCTTGACGACCCGCCGGTGGTCCTGCGCCTCGAGGCCGGCCAGCACCTCGTCGAGCGGCACGGCCAGCCAGTCGAGCCACGGCGACAGCCGCCCGAGGGGGGCGGGCAGCCCGGGGGTGCCGAGGACGAGGAGGGCGCAGATCATCTGCACCCAGGTCGTGCCGCTCTTGGACCGGGTGCTGATGACGACGTCGCCGTCGCGGAAGCGGAACCCGGCCCAGCGGGCGCTGTCCTCGTCCGGGGACCGGTAGCGCACGAGCTCGCCGTCGGCCACGGCCGGACCGTAACGTGCCGCCCGTGCGAGGGGCGCGAGGGGCGGGCGCGGCGTTCTCGCGCCACGGGGGGCTGGCCGGCGCCATGGCCGCCGTCGTCGTCGGCTTCCTGGCCTACGGGCTGGCGACCGGCGCCGACCTGGCCGTCCCCTACGCCGTCATCGTGGTCGCCGGGGCGGTGTTCGTCGCCGCCGTCGAGCCGCCCGGCGGGTTCAGCCGGGTCGTGCTCGCCGGGCTGGCCCTCTGGGCGGTCGGCCACCTCGCCGGCGGCAGCGTCGGCATCGGCGACGACCGCACGCTCTACAACGCCGTGCTCCCCGGCGGGCTGCACTTCGACAACGCCGTGCACTTCGTCGGCTTCGGCACGTCCGGCCTGGCCTGGTGGGAGGCGACCAGGCCGTGGCTGCCGGCGGCGACCGGCCACCCGGCGGGCGTGTGGGCCGCGGTGTGGCTGGCGGGCATGGGCGTCGGCGCCCTCAACGAGGTGCTCGAGTTCGTCGTCACCCTGCTCGTCGAGGACACCAACGTCGGCGGCTACCGCAACACCGGCCGGGACCTGATCGCCAACCTCCTCGGCGCCGCCGTCGCCGGCGCCATCGCCTCGGCCCGCCACCGGCGCGCCCCGGCGGGCGCCTGACCGGGTCAGCGGGCGGCGGGGAGGCGCACGACGAAGGCGCCCCGGCCGTCGTCGTCGCGCTCGTACCAGGCGTCGCCCTGCTGGGCCCTGGCCAGCTCGCGGACGATGAACAGCCCGAGCCCCGTCCCCGAGCCGGCCCGCGGCCGGCCCCTGGCGAACTTGTCGAAGAGGCGGGGGACGAGCTCGTCGGGCACGCCCGGGCCGGCGTCGCGGACCCGCACCTCGACGGCGTCGCCGGCCCGGCGGGCCGCGACCTCGACGGGCGGGGCGCCGTGCCGGAAGCCGTTGGTGACGAGGTTGCCGACCACCTGGGCCAGCCGCGTGCGGTCGGCCCGCACGACGACCGACTCGTCGCAGTCGACCACCACCGGCCCGGCCTCGGCCGCGGCGTCGCCGGCCACGTCGGACAGGAGGGACCGCAACGGCACGTCCTCGACGTGCAGGTCGAACGACCCCGCCTCGAGGCGCGACGCGGTCAGCAGGTCGCCGAGCAGGCGCCGGATCCGCTCGCCGCCCCGCACGATGCTCTGGAGGGTGTCGGCCCGCTCGTCGGCGTCGAGGTCGTCCCAGTGCTCGAGGAGCAGGTCGGCCCCGCCGGTCATCGCCGCCACCGGGCTCTGGAGCTCGTGGGCCGTCACGGCGACGAACTCGGCGGTCTTGTCGGCCGCCGTCTGGAGCTGGCGGTTGGCGTCGGCCAGCTCCGCCGCGGCCCGCTCGCGGGCCTGGGCGGCGGCCCGCCGGTCGGTGACGTCCCGCGTCACCTTGGCGAACCCGGCCAGCTCGCCGCCGGCGTCGAACAGCGCCGTGATGACGACGTTGGCCCAGAAGCGGGTGCCGTCCTTGCGGACCCGCCAGCCCTCCTCCTCGTAGCGCCCCTCCCGCACGGCGATCTCGAGCTCGTGCTCGGGGTGGCGGGCGGCCTGCACCTCGGGCGGGTAGAAGTTCCGGAAGTGGCGGCCGATGATCTCGTCGTCGGCGTAGCCCTTCATGCGCTCGGCGCCGCGGTTCCACGTCGTCACGTAGCCGTCTCGGTCGAGCATGAAGATGGCGTAGTCCTGCACGCCCTCGACGAGCAGCCGGAAGCGCTCCTCGCTGGCCCGCAGGGCGGACTCGGCCATGGCCCGCTCGGTCACGTCCCTCGTCACCTTGCCGAACCCGGCGAGGCGCCCGTCGCCGTCGAACAGGGCGGTGATGACGACGTTGGCCCAGAAGCGGGTGCCGTCCTTGCGGACCCGCCAGCCCTCCTCCTCGTAGCGCCCCTCCCGCACGGCGATCTCGAGCTCGCGCTCCGGGTGGCGGGCGGCCTGCACCTCGGGCGGGTAGAAGTTCCGGAAGTGCCGGCCGATGATCTCGTCGGCCCGGTAGCCCTTCATGCGCTCGGCGCCGAGGTTCCAGGTGCTCACCCGGCCCTCCGGGTCGAGCATGAAGATGGCGTAGTCCTGCACCCCCTCGACGAGCAGCCGGAACCGCTCCTCGCTGACCCGCAGCTGCTCGACCGCCTGGCGCCGCCCGGTGACGTCCTCGGTCTGGGCGAACAGGTACATCGGCCGGCCGGCCGAGTCCCTCACGGCGCCGATGGTCGAGTGGGCCCAGCGGTCGCCGCCGGGGAGGACGTGGTCGAGCGCGGCGGCGGCCGCCTCGCCGGCGGCGACCGCGGCGACGATCCGGTCGACGTCCTCGTGGTCGTCCGGCGCGAGGACGTCGGCATACGGGCGGCCGACGAAGGCCTCCTCGTCACCGCCGAGGAGGTCGGCGAGCGCCGGGTTGACCCGGACGATCGTGCCCGAGAGGGTGAGGGTGGACATGCCGATGGTGGCCTGGTCGAACACCGTCCGGAACCGCTCGAGGTGCTCGGCCATGACCGCCTCTGGCTCGGGCCCGGCAGTGGGGTCGCCGGCCGTCGGCCGCCGCGGCGCGCCGCCGACGCCGAGCACGGCCAGCAGTCGGCCGGGGAGGTCGCGGATCGGCGCCGCCTTGTCGACGAAGTCGGCGGCGCCGAGGTCCCGGGCACGGCGCTCGAGGGCCGAGCCGGCGAACCCCGTGAGCATCACGACCTTGGCCCCCGGCGCGGCCTGGCGGACGGCAGGGAGGGCGTCGAGCCCGTCGCGCCCCGGCATCGAGGCGTCGAGCAGCACGAGGTCGGGCTGGTGCTCGGCGGCGAGGGCGACGGCCTCGGCCCCCGACCCGCCCTCGCCCACGACCGTGAACCGGCGGCTCAGCCGCAGCTGGCGGCCGACCACGGCCCGGACGTCGACGGCGTCGTCGACCAGCACCACGTCGTAGCGGCCGTCGCGCACCGACGCGAGGGTACCGACGGGCGGCGGGGCCCATGGTCGTTGGCCGCACGCTCGCGGAGGGTACGGTGCCGCTCCGTGGGCGTCACCGTGGTCCTGGTCGACGACATCGCCGAGCTGCGGGCCATCGTCCGCCGCGCGCTCCGCCTCCGCGGCGGGTTCGACGTGGTGGCCGAGGTCGGCGACGGCGCGAGCGCCATCGCCGCGGCGCGGGACCACCGGCCCGACATCGTCGTGCTCGACCTCGGCCTGCCCGACCTGGCCGGCCACGAGGTGCTGACCGGCGTGCGGGCCGCGTCGCCCGGCACCCAGGTCGTCGTCTACACCGGGTCGGTCACCCACGACCGCTTCGACATGCTCCGCCAGGTCGCCGGGTTCGTCCGCAAGGACGAGGACATCCGCTACCTGGTCGACCTGCTCGAGGACCTCGGCCGCCGCTACCACCGCCAGGCCGCCATCCGCGTCCGCCGGGACCTCGGCGACGTCGCCGTCGCCCGCCGGTTCGTCGCCGACCACTGCCGGGTGTGGGGGTGCGAGGACATCGTCCACGACGCCGAGCTGGTCGTCACCGAGCTGGTCACCAACGCGCTGGTCCACGCCCAGACCCGGTGCGAGGTGCGGGTGCGCCGGCGGGACCGGTTCCTGCGGATCGAGGTCATGGACGAGGGCGACGGCACGCCCGACCTCCTCGCCGCCGGCGAGCACGCCGAGCACGGGCGCGGCCTCGTGCTCGTGTCCGCCGTCGGCAGCGCCTGGGGGGTCGAGGCCCGCCCACCGGCCGGGAAGATGGTCTGGGTCGAGCTGTTCACGGCGAGCGACCCGCCCGGCGCCGAGGAGGAGGGCGGCACCTCGGCCTCGACCGGCGAGCGCCGGATCCGCCCGGCGGGCGGCGACGCCCCCGGCGGTGGCCCGGTCGGCGGCACGCCGCCCGGCGGCCGGGGCGGCGTCGCCCGCCGCCTGCCCCGCCGCGTCGACGGCGCGCGCACGGTCGTCGCCCGCCGCGCCTGACCGTCCCGGCGCCGCCCGGGCCCGGG encodes:
- a CDS encoding response regulator; protein product: MGVTVVLVDDIAELRAIVRRALRLRGGFDVVAEVGDGASAIAAARDHRPDIVVLDLGLPDLAGHEVLTGVRAASPGTQVVVYTGSVTHDRFDMLRQVAGFVRKDEDIRYLVDLLEDLGRRYHRQAAIRVRRDLGDVAVARRFVADHCRVWGCEDIVHDAELVVTELVTNALVHAQTRCEVRVRRRDRFLRIEVMDEGDGTPDLLAAGEHAEHGRGLVLVSAVGSAWGVEARPPAGKMVWVELFTASDPPGAEEEGGTSASTGERRIRPAGGDAPGGGPVGGTPPGGRGGVARRLPRRVDGARTVVARRA
- a CDS encoding PAS domain S-box protein; this encodes MRDGRYDVVLVDDAVDVRAVVGRQLRLSRRFTVVGEGGSGAEAVALAAEHQPDLVLLDASMPGRDGLDALPAVRQAAPGAKVVMLTGFAGSALERRARDLGAADFVDKAAPIRDLPGRLLAVLGVGGAPRRPTAGDPTAGPEPEAVMAEHLERFRTVFDQATIGMSTLTLSGTIVRVNPALADLLGGDEEAFVGRPYADVLAPDDHEDVDRIVAAVAAGEAAAAALDHVLPGGDRWAHSTIGAVRDSAGRPMYLFAQTEDVTGRRQAVEQLRVSEERFRLLVEGVQDYAIFMLDPEGRVSTWNLGAERMKGYRADEIIGRHFRNFYPPEVQAARHPERELEIAVREGRYEEEGWRVRKDGTRFWANVVITALFDGDGRLAGFGKVTRDVTERAMAESALRASEERFRLLVEGVQDYAIFMLDRDGYVTTWNRGAERMKGYADDEIIGRHFRNFYPPEVQAARHPEHELEIAVREGRYEEEGWRVRKDGTRFWANVVITALFDAGGELAGFAKVTRDVTDRRAAAQARERAAAELADANRQLQTAADKTAEFVAVTAHELQSPVAAMTGGADLLLEHWDDLDADERADTLQSIVRGGERIRRLLGDLLTASRLEAGSFDLHVEDVPLRSLLSDVAGDAAAEAGPVVVDCDESVVVRADRTRLAQVVGNLVTNGFRHGAPPVEVAARRAGDAVEVRVRDAGPGVPDELVPRLFDKFARGRPRAGSGTGLGLFIVRELARAQQGDAWYERDDDGRGAFVVRLPAAR
- a CDS encoding sulfotransferase domain-containing protein, translating into MADGELVRYRSPDEDSARWAGFRFRDGDVVISTRSKSGTTWVQMICALLVLGTPGLPAPLGRLSPWLDWLAVPLDEVLAGLEAQDHRRVVKTHTPLDGVPLDPRAHYVVVARHPLDSAVSLYHQGDNLDRERMAELTGQPAPAARRPRPPLRDWLLAWVHEDADPVAELDSLPGVLRHLSDAWARRHRPNVSLVHYDDLVADLDGEMRRLAGRLGIDVPGDRWPVLVDAARFERMRERAAELAPDPAGVLKDRAAFFRRGRSGAGRELLTEAELDGYRARTAALAPPDLLAWLHRDGPPVTAGGGS